One Nostoc punctiforme PCC 73102 DNA window includes the following coding sequences:
- a CDS encoding high light inducible protein: protein MADVKKTTGSVPEDPNALRWGFTPQSENWNGRFAMIGFLSAVALEVFSGQGILHFWGIL, encoded by the coding sequence ATGGCAGACGTTAAGAAGACTACGGGTTCAGTTCCAGAAGATCCTAATGCTTTGCGCTGGGGCTTCACTCCTCAGAGCGAAAACTGGAACGGTCGTTTTGCAATGATTGGTTTTTTATCTGCTGTTGCGCTTGAAGTGTTTTCTGGTCAAGGGATTTTACACTTCTGGGGCATTCTATAG
- the tcmP gene encoding three-Cys-motif partner protein TcmP yields MSVKQLSLFDQQPEDSNKFFARKRPWSAAKHRIMLKYIQAYCYNLGGSKSYQSMYINYVDGFAGAGKYDEGIGIENFVDQSKFWQRYKTEFLDTDGSPLIALKCAKIFSFEERVTLRCFFTEEKKDLNQELKSNCNLISEGLSYKVYEPQRFDKAFTQIMNELDKYPTLFFLDAFGVKGVTFEQICSIANYVSKYKGELFLLFHNRAVARHAGLYKTSYKNSKDQKTAETYTQNLTNLLGHSSDLDWKPKWLECQDQEQKQKFERWALEYFKSRLQKESTFKGVAIFEIKETYNDSRPQYNIVVGSNHPQKAFGEFLNEFFCEENKLLFFEDDKTGKNHKFLTQSWERQNDERIETIRPEIIEILRRNNQDWITLKDVISLIILEIGKLGYLSRPKYREILLDFHKKNIIEAKELGARGNLTLDNYVRAVQ; encoded by the coding sequence ATGTCAGTAAAACAATTATCTCTATTTGATCAACAACCAGAAGATTCAAATAAATTTTTTGCTCGTAAAAGACCTTGGTCAGCAGCCAAACATCGGATAATGCTGAAATATATACAGGCTTATTGCTATAATTTGGGCGGTAGCAAATCCTATCAATCTATGTATATTAACTATGTTGATGGTTTTGCAGGAGCAGGCAAATACGATGAAGGGATTGGTATTGAAAATTTTGTAGATCAATCGAAGTTTTGGCAGAGATACAAAACCGAATTTTTGGATACAGACGGTTCGCCTTTGATAGCTCTTAAATGTGCTAAGATATTTAGTTTTGAAGAACGTGTTACCTTAAGATGTTTTTTTACCGAGGAAAAGAAAGACCTTAACCAAGAACTCAAAAGTAACTGTAATTTAATAAGTGAAGGATTGTCCTATAAAGTTTATGAACCTCAAAGATTTGATAAAGCATTCACTCAAATAATGAATGAATTGGACAAATACCCAACGTTATTTTTTCTGGATGCGTTTGGAGTTAAGGGAGTAACTTTTGAGCAAATATGTTCTATTGCCAATTACGTTAGTAAATATAAAGGAGAATTATTTTTACTATTTCATAACCGCGCAGTAGCTCGCCATGCAGGTTTATATAAAACAAGCTATAAAAATTCTAAAGACCAGAAAACTGCCGAAACATACACACAAAATTTAACTAACTTATTAGGACATAGCTCTGATTTAGACTGGAAACCCAAGTGGCTAGAATGCCAAGATCAAGAACAAAAACAAAAATTTGAAAGGTGGGCGCTTGAATATTTTAAGTCTAGGCTTCAAAAAGAAAGTACCTTTAAAGGAGTGGCTATTTTTGAAATTAAGGAAACATACAATGATTCTAGACCTCAGTACAATATTGTAGTTGGTAGTAACCATCCGCAGAAAGCTTTTGGTGAGTTTTTAAACGAATTTTTTTGTGAAGAAAATAAGTTGCTTTTCTTTGAAGATGATAAAACTGGAAAAAATCATAAATTTCTGACTCAATCATGGGAGCGTCAAAATGATGAGCGAATTGAAACAATTAGACCTGAAATTATTGAGATTTTACGAAGAAATAATCAAGATTGGATAACTTTGAAAGACGTAATAAGTCTTATTATTCTTGAAATTGGCAAACTAGGTTATTTAAGTAGACCTAAGTATAGAGAGATTTTACTGGATTTTCACAAAAAAAATATTATAGAAGCTAAAGAATTGGGCGCAAGAGGCAATTTAACTTTGGATAATTACGTTAGAGCAGTACAATAA